The Urbifossiella limnaea nucleotide sequence CGTCGGCGGCGGGCGGGTCAAGGTGCTGCTGCACCTGCTCGCGCCGAACCACCGGCCGCAGCAGGTGACGGACGACCTGGCGAGCTTCTGGAAGACCGGCTACCCGCTGGTGCGGAAGGAGCTGCGCGGCCGCTACCCGAAGCACAGCTGGCCCGACGACCCGCTCACGGCCGAGGCGGTGCGCGGGGCGAGGCGGCGGCCGCCGACGTAACCGCGGCGTAACGAGCGGCTCCCGGCGGCTTGTTTCGGCGGCCCGGCCGACGGCATACTACCCTCGCCGCACCCGCCCGCGTGCCGCCCCAGGAGGTGACGACGATGACCGCCCCCGTCCGCATCGGCCTACTCGCCGCGCTCGCCGTACTCGTCGGCGGCGCCGCCCCGGCCGCGCCCGAGCCCGCCGCCACCGAGCCGACCAAGCAGGAACGCGCCAGCCTGGCCTACCTCCACCGCCACACCGTGAAGCTGTTCATCGACCAGTCCGGGTTCGGGTTCAGCCGCATGGAGCCGCCGCTGACGGACGTGCTCGGCCCGCCGAAGTCGGCGGCCGACCAGCCGAGCGGCACGGCGGTCGGGCCGCAGCCGGACCCGATCGTCATCGTTGCGGCCAAGGGCGCGAAGGGCGCGAAGGACGAACGGCCCGCGCACTTCTCGTTCGCCAAGGCCGCGGCGCGCGGCGTTGTGTTCTTCCCGCCGCCGGCCCCGAAGAAGGCGTGGGTGCTGAAGGACGTGCAACTGGTGGGGCTCGTCAAGAACCCGGAGCCGGTTGTGTACCTGACCGGCGGCGGCATGAAGACGGAGAAGGAGGTGAAGACGCGGCGGCCGGACGCCTTCGAGACGAGGGCGCTGGAGGTGATCCGCGGCGGCGGCGACCTGGTGCAGGCGGAGAAGGCGAACGGCGCGATGCGGGCGGTGAGCGGCGTGTACGCCGGCCGGCAGTGCCTGCGGTGCCACGAGCGGCCGGGCGAGATGCTCGGCGCGTTCACCTACCGGCTGGCCGTCGAGGACGCCCCGGCCGCCGGCACCGTGCGGCCGTGACCCCGCGCTATCGGCCCGGGCCGCCGACGTACCGCTCCGCGAAGCGGAGGAACGTCGGCCAGTTCGGGCCGGTGGTGTGGCCGCCGGCGTGCTGGCGGAACGCCACCTCGCCCGCCACCAGCGCCGTCTCTTGCGGCGGGAACTCGGCCGTGCCCAGGCCGCGCTTCCCGAGCAACTCGTACACCGGCCCGGCGTGCACGCCCGCCAGGAACATGCCCCGCGCGTCCACCCACGTCCCCTCCACCTGCGCCGACCCGACGCTGATGAACACCGGCCGCGGGGCGCACAGCGCCACCAGCTCGTGCGCGTCCACCGGCAGGTCCTTCGCCGTCAGCGGGCCGGCGTACTTCAGGTAGTTCCCGGCCATCCAGTGGTACTCGCCGCTGCCGGCCACGTTCTCCACCTTCTCGCCGAAGTCGCGGCGGTGCAGCTTCGCCCCGCCGGCCCCCGACGAGCCGATGAACCCGACCGCGAACCGCTCGTCGTAGGCCATCGCCACCAGCGCCGCCTTGCCGTACCGCGACAGCCCCTCGATCATCACCCGCCGCGCGTCCACGCTCGGGTCGGTCTCGAAGTAGTCGAGCGCCCGGCTGGCGCCCCAGGCCCAGGCCCGCAGCGCGCCCCAGTCGTCCACCCCGCGCGGCCGGCCGGCGTTGCAAAGGCCGATGATCCCGCGCGTCAGCCCGGCGCCGGTGTCGGCCTGCACGGTGGCCGGAACCAGGATCGCGTAGCCCCACCCCTTCGCCAGCACCTGCTGCTGCCACGACGGGCCGCCCTTCCCGCCCGGCGGCGGCAGCGCCGGCCCCTTCCCGCCGGGGAACACGAAGCCGAACTCCAGCACCACCGGCACCGGCCCGGCGGCCGCCGCCGGCACCGTCAGCGTCAGGGCGATGTCCACGGTCACCGCCGGGTACGCCGAGTTGTCCACGCGGCCGACCAGCGTCTTGGTGACGACCGGGACGTCGCCCACGGTCTGCTTCTCGGTCCTGGTCACCTCCCACTTCACCTTCGGCGTCTGCCGCGGCACCCGGCCGTACACCTCGCGGTCGAAGTCCTCGACGATCTCGGCGCGGCGCCTGGTGCGCCACAGTTCCGGCGTGGTGACGCGCTGCCCGTCCTTGAGCCGGAGCGGGTCGGGGAGGTCGGGGTACGGCGTGGCCTTCGCCTCGTCGCTGTTGGCGGCGTTCGGCGACTTGGGGTTGCCGTCGGCGCCGCGGCGCAGCTCCTTGATGCCGAGCAGGTCCATCGTGCGCTTGTGGTCGTCCTTCGCGGAGAGCTGGACCGGCGGCGGGTGGTCGGCACGGGCCGGGACGGCGGCGACGAGCGCGAGCAACGGAAGCAGAACGGTCGGTCGCATGACGTGTCCTCGGGACAGGGGAGAGGGCGCGACGCCTGGTGAACGGGCTTCGCCGCCAACCCGGCGCTACCGGCCGGCGGTGGCCGCAAGGACCCCGCCGGCGACGACCAGGACGGCGGCCAGCGCCAGCCGGCCGGGCTGAACCGTCTGCCATTCGCCGAGCGCGACGAGGCCGACGGCCACGGCCACGAGCGTGTTCATGTTGTAGAGCGGCACCAGCTGGCTGATGCGGGCTTCGAACCGGCCGAGGGCGACGGCGATGGCCCCGACGCCGGCCGCCCACAAGAGCCCGAACAGCGCCGCGTACCCGGCGCCGGCCGGCGTCGCCGAGGCGTCCCGCTCGACGGCCGTCACAGCCGCCCCGGCCGCGGCCACGACCAGCCCGATGACGACGAGGTACGGCCCGGTGGCGATGCCGCCGGCGGCGCCCTTCTGCACCGCCCCCGACAGGCCGAAGCAGACCGCGGGGACGAGCCCGCCGACGAGCAGGCCGAGGGTGGCGTTCGACATGCCGGGAGGATACGC carries:
- a CDS encoding glucuronyl esterase domain-containing protein — its product is MRPTVLLPLLALVAAVPARADHPPPVQLSAKDDHKRTMDLLGIKELRRGADGNPKSPNAANSDEAKATPYPDLPDPLRLKDGQRVTTPELWRTRRRAEIVEDFDREVYGRVPRQTPKVKWEVTRTEKQTVGDVPVVTKTLVGRVDNSAYPAVTVDIALTLTVPAAAAGPVPVVLEFGFVFPGGKGPALPPPGGKGGPSWQQQVLAKGWGYAILVPATVQADTGAGLTRGIIGLCNAGRPRGVDDWGALRAWAWGASRALDYFETDPSVDARRVMIEGLSRYGKAALVAMAYDERFAVGFIGSSGAGGAKLHRRDFGEKVENVAGSGEYHWMAGNYLKYAGPLTAKDLPVDAHELVALCAPRPVFISVGSAQVEGTWVDARGMFLAGVHAGPVYELLGKRGLGTAEFPPQETALVAGEVAFRQHAGGHTTGPNWPTFLRFAERYVGGPGR